A DNA window from Theobroma cacao cultivar B97-61/B2 chromosome 5, Criollo_cocoa_genome_V2, whole genome shotgun sequence contains the following coding sequences:
- the LOC18600471 gene encoding protein RALF-like 33, giving the protein MAVNCKLLVICAMIITAVVAATTTTVDASGEHERILGWIPTGSPCKGSIAECLAGEEFQLDSEISRRILATAQYISYGALQRNTVPCSRRGASYYNCQPGAQANPYSRGCNRITRCRS; this is encoded by the coding sequence ATGGCAGTCAATTGTAAGCTTCTCGTGATCTGCGCCATGATCATCACGGCGGTGGTGGCGGCGACGACAACGACCGTCGATGCGAGTGGGGAGCACGAGCGGATCCTGGGTTGGATACCGACCGGATCGCCATGCAAGGGTTCCATAGCCGAGTGCTTAGCTGGGGAAGAGTTCCAGCTGGACTCCGAGATCAGCCGGCGCATTTTGGCGACCGCCCAATACATCAGCTACGGTGCACTGCAGAGGAACACCGTGCCATGTTCCCGACGCGGCGCTTCCTATTACAATTGCCAGCCCGGCGCTCAGGCTAACCCTTACAGCCGTGGTTGCAACCGTATTACAAGGTGCAGGAGCtga
- the LOC18600472 gene encoding REF/SRPP-like protein At3g05500, whose protein sequence is MAQGDSNFQQDMAKEEEQSLKYLEFVQVSAVYAVLCFTNLYVYAKERSGPLKPGVETVEGTVKSVVRPVYDKYHDVPVELLKIVDRKVGESVTSIDRRVRPVIKQVSSEAFSVAQKAPGVARGVASEVQRAGVVSTASGYAKSVYTKYEPAAKGLYAKYEPKAEQCAVSAWRKLNRLPLFPQVASVVVPTAAFCTDKYNQTVVSSAEKGYKVAWYLPLVPTEKIAEVFNEEKPESEPLVSHS, encoded by the exons atGGCTCAAGGAGATTCCAACTTTCAACAAGACATG GCTAAGGAGGAAGAACAGAGCCTGAAATACTTGGAATTCGTGCAAGTATCGGCTGTTTACGCGGTTTTGTGCTTCACCAACCTCTACGTTTACGCTAAGGAAAGGTCGGGACCGTTGAAGCCCGGCGTCGAGACCGTCGAGGGAACGGTCAAGAGCGTGGTTCGACCGGTTTATGATAAGTACCACGATGTCCCCGTTGAGCTCCTTAAAATCGTGGATCGCAAG GTTGGTGAATCTGTGACTTCGATCGACCGTCGTGTCCGTCCGGTCATCAAGCAGGTCTCCTCCGAAGCCTTCTCGGTTGCCCAGAAGGCTCCGGGAGTGGCTCGGGGCGTGGCTTCCGAGGTCCAGCGAGCCGGAGTGGTGAGCACTGCCTCAGGGTACGCGAAATCTGTCTACACCAAGTACGAGCCAGCAGCGAAAGGGCTTTACGCCAAGTATGAACCCAAAGCTGAACAATGTGCTGTTTCGGCCTGGCGAAAGCTGAACCGGCTCCCTCTCTTCCCTCAGGTGGCTTCCGTAGTCGTCCCCACTGCCGCCTTTTGCACCGACAAGTACAACCAGACGGTGGTTAGCAGCGCAGAGAAAGGGTACAAGGTTGCCTGGTATTTGCCATTGGTTCCTACTGAGAAGATCGCCGAGGTGTTCAATGAAGAGAAGCCTGAATCAGAGCCACTGGTTTCCCACAGTTGA